The genomic segment CTATAGATCCGCGCACCGGCTCGGGCTCTGAGGATCCCGACGATCCCGATGTAACTCCCAATAAAGGGCTTGCCCTTCAGGCATAAGTTCAGGCTGGAACAACTCTGCAATTCACTCGAATTGCTTATTTGATTCCATAAAATTGCAGAGATATCCATCGCTAAATTAAAAAATCCCGAGAGCCTAAGCTCCCGGGCTATTTCGTGTTGAACATTATAGCCTTATTACAACAGTGTAAATGCGGAAAAGCAACATATGGTCTACTGTGCGAATGTCTAAGCAATATATTTTAACGCGCATAAGCTAATAGCGTATTAAACAACTACGTTGGAGGTGTGCTGTATGGGTTGTGAAGTTGGTGGAGCAGGCGGAGGCGCAGCTTTCGCGCTTGTCCTCTTCGTACTGCTGGTCATTATCTTAGCCGCGGGATCCAAGGTTTGTTAATTAGTATTACTACCGTCTTATCCCCACTTCATCAACTTTTTGCCCATTTTCTTTGACTTTGTTCCGTTACCTTAAATGCACTTGTAAACCCCCGCCTATCAGGTGGGGGTTTGTTGTTATTGGCTCCTTCTGACCACTCGCCCTACGTAAGACGTTCGCCGGACGGTTGGCTTCTGCCTCACCTTTCGTGTCTCCATTGGCGCTGTCTGCAGCATAGGCTAACAAAATGCAATCGAAAAGAGACGTCGACGAGACTGCATCATTCGTCAAATAGCCGGCGGCACCGACGAAGCGAGCCGGGCGGCCCGCCGGCCGATGATGTCGGCCTGGACGATCGCTTCGGCGAGCAGCCGCTCGCTGACTGGAAATGCCAATCCTTCGGCGGTGTCTGCGTCAAACGGCACGTTTGCGGCGATTCGTGCGGCGAGATCGGAGGTGGCGCCGATGAAGCCGAGCTCCGCGAGCGTGACCGGCAGCTCCAACTGCAGATAAAAGCCCGCCCAAAAGGCGGCTTCCTCGAACTGCCCTTCCAGCGCCAGCTGGGCGATCAGGCCGAACGCGACCTTTTCCCCGTGCAGCGTTCCTTTCGTCTCGGGAAACCAGGTTAACGCATCGTGAATCGCATGGGCAAAAGCCGCGCGCTTGCCGTTGCCGCCGATGCTGCCGACGAGACCCGCCAGCAGGAAGATCGCGTCGATGACGTCTGGAAATGCGGGATGGGTCTTATCCTTTTGGGCCTCCCGGTAGACGGCGACCGCCTCGCGCTTTAAAATCTCGAGCGCAAGCAGCGACGTATGCCAGCCGATGTGGCCGTCGATGCGGCCGTATTTTCCATAGGAGACGTTGATGCGCGACGCGTACCACAGCACCACGCTGTCGGCAATGCCTGCCGACAAATACCGCAGCGGCGCGGCCGCGAGCAGGTCCGCATCGGCCAGCACGAGTGCGGGAGAACGGGTCAACGGCCGGCGGCCGACGAACCTGCCCGCATCGTCGTACAGTACAATCAGCGCCGACCAGGCTGCGCAGGTAGCGGGGACGGTCGGTATCGTCACGACAGGCAGGCCCAGCCGTTGTCCGACGGCTTTGCTCAAGTCCAGCGCGCTGCCGCCGCCGGCACCCACCACGAACTCTGCGCCGAAGGCGGTCGTTTTATCCGCATAAACGTCGATTTTCTGCGCGGTGCAGCGCCCTTCGAACGGGTAATAGGCGAATGCGATTCCGTCGTCGTAAAATCGTCCCAGCAGCCCTTCGGATACGCTTCGCCAAGCCGTGTGTCCGGCGATCACAACCGCATTTTTACCGGCGTAAGGCGCCCAAGGCGCAGCTTCTCCCAGCGCGCCGGCGCGGTTCCAATATTGCGCGGGCGTCTTGATCTCGATCATTCGACATTCCTCCTTCTTTTCCTATTAGAAACGGAACGTTAAAAGGGACCGGCGAATCCGCGGGCTGCAGCAGCATCGCGGCGTCGTCCGATCCCCGGTCGTCCGGTAGACGGTATAATACATAGTAATATAGTTGGAATAATTGGTTATGTTCCGAGTATAGGTGCAGCAAGCCGCAGTGTCAACCGTGCCTACCATAGATATTTCCGATCGATGTATCAAGGTTGCTATAATAAGGTTAATGAGTATAAGGGAAGTGAACGGAATGATTCGGGACGCGTTCCTGCTCCTGCGCAAGCTTGGCATTGATCTGCAATCGGTTAAAACGGCGTTGGCATGCGGTTTGTCATGGGTGCTGGCGGAGGCGGTCACGCCGCATTCATATCCGTATTTTGCGCCGATCGCGGCTATTCTCACGCTCCAGGTGACGGTTGCCGATTCGATCCAAAAAGGCATCTATCGCATCGTCGGGATCGTCGTGGGCATTGGAATCAGCCTGCTGGCCGGTCAATGGCTGAGCGTGAACGCTTGGACGATCGCATTGGTCATTCTGGCGGGGCTGGCGATGTCGAACGCCATGCGCCTGAACGCGCAGATCGGTGCGCAGATCGGCGTTTCGGCGCTGCTCGTGCTGGCTTTCGGCAATACGAACGGTTATGCGGCCTACCGGATCTTGGAGACGCTGCTCGGCTCGGGCGTAGCGGTGGCGATCAATCTCGCGCTCGTGCCGCGCGACACGACGCATGAGGCGTTGAACGCGGCATCGGGCCTCGGAAAAAGAATCGCCGACGTGCTGCGGCACGATGACGAGGCGGTACGCGGGAAGCGACGCCCGGCTCAGGTGCTGGAGGAGGCGCGCGGACTGCTGCTACTTATCCAACGGGGGAATGAAGCGACGGCGCTCGCCCGGCAAAGTCTGAAGTTCGTGCCGCTCGGACGCATGCGTCGCGAGCGCGTCGAGCGCGTCTCGGCCGCGATGGAGCGGTTGGAGCATCTGTCGGTACAGGCGCGGGGCATCGCGCGAAGCCTGGTCGAGCTGGACGATGCCGGTCTGCAGGTCCCGGGGCTTGTACCGGCGCTCGCTGCGGCGGCGGATTGCGTGGACCGCTACGCGGACGCGGTGACCGATCCTTCGCCGGAGGCGCAAGACAAGCTGCGAGAGGCGACCGAGCATGCGCGTCAAGTACAGCTCGGCAGCCTTGGGCAAAGCATGGCCGGCGCGGATCTGGAGCGGCTCAAGCTGATCGGCAGCGTATATGCGGATCTCGGCCGGATGCTGACCGAAGTGGCCAGAGCGGAGAAAAGTGGGAACGATTGACGAAATTAACTGTAACCATTATAATAACAGTATAGTCGAAGCCGATCATGGCTTTGGGCTTACCATTATGAACAGGCGGTGATTTGCATGCGATTTGAAATGGGAG from the Cohnella hashimotonis genome contains:
- a CDS encoding iron-containing alcohol dehydrogenase family protein, with the translated sequence MIEIKTPAQYWNRAGALGEAAPWAPYAGKNAVVIAGHTAWRSVSEGLLGRFYDDGIAFAYYPFEGRCTAQKIDVYADKTTAFGAEFVVGAGGGSALDLSKAVGQRLGLPVVTIPTVPATCAAWSALIVLYDDAGRFVGRRPLTRSPALVLADADLLAAAPLRYLSAGIADSVVLWYASRINVSYGKYGRIDGHIGWHTSLLALEILKREAVAVYREAQKDKTHPAFPDVIDAIFLLAGLVGSIGGNGKRAAFAHAIHDALTWFPETKGTLHGEKVAFGLIAQLALEGQFEEAAFWAGFYLQLELPVTLAELGFIGATSDLAARIAANVPFDADTAEGLAFPVSERLLAEAIVQADIIGRRAARLASSVPPAI
- a CDS encoding FUSC family protein, producing MIRDAFLLLRKLGIDLQSVKTALACGLSWVLAEAVTPHSYPYFAPIAAILTLQVTVADSIQKGIYRIVGIVVGIGISLLAGQWLSVNAWTIALVILAGLAMSNAMRLNAQIGAQIGVSALLVLAFGNTNGYAAYRILETLLGSGVAVAINLALVPRDTTHEALNAASGLGKRIADVLRHDDEAVRGKRRPAQVLEEARGLLLLIQRGNEATALARQSLKFVPLGRMRRERVERVSAAMERLEHLSVQARGIARSLVELDDAGLQVPGLVPALAAAADCVDRYADAVTDPSPEAQDKLREATEHARQVQLGSLGQSMAGADLERLKLIGSVYADLGRMLTEVARAEKSGND